The following are from one region of the Mangifera indica cultivar Alphonso chromosome 14, CATAS_Mindica_2.1, whole genome shotgun sequence genome:
- the LOC123196154 gene encoding BTB/POZ and TAZ domain-containing protein 3: MASPDIVSPWISYSGETFCGSSDIHMEEGNTAEVLHVLEAPILSVSYNCSIPKPPPLPVKACTKTKYPKRFVDCSLVPKETKDTWDNLFKEGYGADVYIITEDKSRIPAHSIILSMASPVLGNILQLAKVRNGMRYIKIPGVPNEAVCAFIRFLYSSSYEENELKKFVLPLLVLSHCYLVPQLKRVCVYILEHGWLTKENVIDVLQLARNCDAPRLSFICVRMVVQDFKSVSSTEGWKVMKRANPALEQELVESMVEEDSRKQERLRKMEERKVYLQLHEAMEALLHICGDGCRTIGPRDKVLKGSQVPCNFTACKGLEALVRHFSSCKTRVPGGCVHCKRMWQLLELHSRMCDEPDLCKVPLCRHFKVKVQQQQSKKDEAKWKLLVSKVIIAKKALGPFSAKHAGLL; the protein is encoded by the exons ATGGCGTCACCAGATATTGTTTCTCCCTGGATTTCATACTCTGGTGAAACCTTTTGTGGATCATCTGATATACACATGGAGGAGGGGAATACAGCCGAAGTTTTACATGTGCTAGAAGCTCCCATCCTTTCAGTATCTTATAACTGTAGTATTCCTAAACCACCTCCACTCCCTGTTAAAGCGtgtacaaaaacaaaatatcccAAAAGATTTGTAGATTGTAGTTTGGTCCCCAAGGAAACAAAAGATACATGGGACAATCTTTTCAAGGAAGGGTATGGTGCTGATGTTTATATTATTACAGAGGATAAATCACGTATTCCAGCTCATTCAATTATTCTG AGCATGGCCTCACCAGTCCTGGGAAATATTCTGCAACTGGCAAAAGTAAGAAATGGTatgagatatattaaaattcctGGTGTCCCTAATGAAGCAGTCTGTGCATTCATTCGTTTCCTCTATTCATCAAG CTATGAAGAAAACGAGTTGAAGAAGTTTGTTCTCCCTTTGTTGGTTTTATCACACTGTTATTTGGTTCCACAACTGAAAAGAGTTTGTGTATACATTCTGGAGCATGGTTGGCTGACCAAAGAAAATGTAATAGATGTGCTTCAGTTAGCAAGGAACTGTGATGCACCAAGGCTCTCCTTCATATGTGTTCGCATGGTTGTTCAGGACTTCAAATCTGTATCTTCAACTGAAGGTTGGAAAGTCATGAAGCGTGCTAATCCTGCCCTTGAACAAGAGCTTGTCGAGTCTATGGTTGAAGAAGACTCT agaaaacaagaaagatTGAGAAAAATGGAAGAGAGAAAGGTATACTTGCAACTTCATGAGGCAATGGAAGCCCTCCTTCACATATGCGGAGATGGGTGTAGGACAATTGGGCCCCGTGACAAAGTGCTGAAAGGAAGCCAGGTTCCCTGCAATTTTACAGCTTGTAAAGGGCTTGAAGCTTTAGTCCGCCATTTTTCCAGTTGCAAAACTCGAGTTCCTGGTGGATGTGTTCACTGCAAGCGCATGTGGCAGCTGCTTGAACTACATTCTCGAATGTGTGATGAGCCTGATTTATGCAAGGTCCCTCTATGTAG GCACTTCAAAGTAAAAGTGCAGCAGCAGCAGAGCAAGAAAGATGAAGCCAAATGGAAATTGTTGGTAAGCAAAGTAATAATAGCAAAGAAAGCTTTGGGGCCATTTTCTGCAAAGCATGCTGGTTTATTATGA
- the LOC123195555 gene encoding sm-like protein LSM36B — protein MSTGEKGSATTKTPADFLKSIRGRPVVVKLNSGVDYRGILACLDGYMNIAMEQTEEYVNGQLKNKYGDAFIRGNNVLYISTSKRTLADGA, from the exons ATGAGTACTGGAGAGAAAGGATCAGCAACTACGAAAACACCAGCAGACTTCCTGAAATCAATCCGTGGACGACCAGTCGTTGTAAAACTCAATTCTGGTGTTGATTATAGAG GCATTCTTGCTTGTCTGGATGGATACATGAATATTGCTATGGAGCAAACGGAAGAATACGTAAATGGGCAGCTTAAAAATAAGTATGGTGATGCGTTCATTCGTGGAAATAATG TTCTTTACATTAGTACATCAAAGAGGACATTAGCCGATGGCGCATAA